In one Aricia agestis chromosome 5, ilAriAges1.1, whole genome shotgun sequence genomic region, the following are encoded:
- the LOC121726811 gene encoding flexible cuticle protein 12-like, which translates to MKSFIVLAVLVAAALAAPLDSDKNAVVVRSDLDNIGVDGFQWAYETSNGIAAQEQAQLQGAGTEDEGIEVRGQYSYLGPDGVTYTVTYTAGRAGFQPSGAHIPQ; encoded by the exons ATGAAATCC TTCATCGTCCTCGCCGTCCTCGTCGCCGCCGCCCTGGCCGCTCCCCTCGACTCCGACAAGAACGCCGTCGTCGTCCGCAGCGACCTCGACAACATTGGCGTTGATGGATTCCAATGGGC TTACGAGACCTCCAACGGCATCGCCGCCCAGGAGCAGGCCCAGCTCCAGGGAGCCGGTACCGAGGATGAAGGCATCGAGGTCCGCGGCCAATACTCCTACCTCGGCCCCGACGGTGTCACCTACACCGTGACCTACACCGCTGGCAGGGCCGGTTTCCAGCCCAGCGGCGCCCACATCCCCCAATAA
- the LOC121726810 gene encoding flexible cuticle protein 12-like → MKSFIVLAVLVAAALAAPLDSDKDAVVVRSDLENIGVEGFQWNYQTSNGIAAQEQARLEQVGTENEGIEVQGQYSYVGPDGVTYTVTYTAGRAGFQPSGAHIPQ, encoded by the exons TTCATCGTCCTCGCCGTCCTCGTCGCCGCCGCCCTGGCCGCTCCCCTCGACTCCGACAAGGACGCCGTCGTCGTCCGCAGCGACCTCGAAAACATTGGCGTCGAAGGATTCCAATGGAA TTACCAGACCTCCAACGGCATCGCCGCCCAGGAGCAGGCCCGGCTTGAGCAGGTCGGCACCGAGAACGAGGGTATCGAGGTCCAGGGTCAATACTCCTACGTCGGCCCCGACGGTGTCACCTACACCGTGACCTACACCGCTGGCAGGGCCGGTTTCCAGCCCAGCGGCGCCCACATCCCCCAATAA